One stretch of Candidatus Thermokryptus mobilis DNA includes these proteins:
- the aspS gene encoding aspartate--tRNA ligase, which produces MIFKKRTHTCGELRASDVGKVVTLNGWVDRRRDLGGLIFIDLRDRYGKTQVVFSPQHNSQAYQVAKELKSEFVISVTGRVERRPKGAENPSLPTGEIDILADEVQILSKSETPPFLIEDDLNVSEELRLKYRYLDLRRPVMQSNLITRHRMAQVVRRYFDENGFIEIETSFLVKSTPEGARDFLVPSRLHPGKFYALPQSPQLYKQILMVAGFDKYFQIVRCFRDEDLRADRQPEFTQIDVEMSFVTEEDVFNIVEGLIFRLMKEIKGIEIQLPFPRIPYVEAIEKYGTDKPDLRFDLEIVNATDIFKTTEFKIFREAIENGGVICGLNLPGCANFSRKQIDELTNFAKDLGASGLVHFKVGNGEVESPVAKYFTKISLQKLKEKMNSKDGDLIVLISDQPQKVYSILGNLRLEMGRRLNLIDEEQFKFAWIVDFPLLEWDEEEKRWVSVHHPFTSPKLEDLHLLDTDPGKVRARAYDLVLNGNEIAGGSIRIHDAELQQKIFKLLGISEDEARKKFGFLLEAFKYGAPPHGGIAFGFDRLVMLFTGMKSIRDVIAFPKTSSALSLMDEAPSEVDPKQLDELHIQVKR; this is translated from the coding sequence ATGATTTTCAAGAAGAGAACGCACACATGCGGTGAATTGAGAGCAAGCGATGTTGGTAAAGTTGTCACTTTGAACGGTTGGGTTGATAGGAGAAGAGACCTCGGCGGTTTGATTTTTATTGATTTGAGGGATAGGTATGGGAAAACACAAGTTGTATTTTCACCTCAACATAATAGTCAAGCTTATCAAGTTGCGAAGGAGTTGAAATCTGAGTTTGTGATTTCAGTTACTGGAAGGGTTGAAAGAAGACCTAAGGGAGCTGAAAACCCATCCCTTCCCACAGGTGAAATTGATATCCTTGCCGATGAGGTTCAAATTTTAAGCAAATCGGAAACACCTCCTTTTTTGATTGAAGATGATTTAAATGTTTCAGAGGAACTTCGCCTTAAATACAGATATCTTGACCTCAGAAGACCTGTTATGCAGTCAAATTTGATCACGAGACATAGGATGGCTCAAGTTGTGAGAAGATATTTTGATGAAAACGGTTTCATTGAGATAGAGACATCTTTTCTTGTTAAAAGCACACCTGAAGGGGCGAGGGATTTCCTTGTCCCGAGCCGACTTCACCCCGGAAAGTTTTACGCTCTTCCACAGTCGCCTCAACTTTACAAACAAATTCTAATGGTTGCAGGATTTGACAAATATTTCCAAATTGTGAGATGTTTCAGGGATGAAGATTTAAGGGCTGACCGACAGCCGGAGTTCACGCAAATTGATGTTGAAATGTCTTTCGTCACGGAGGAAGATGTTTTTAACATTGTTGAGGGTTTAATTTTCAGGTTGATGAAGGAGATAAAAGGAATTGAGATTCAGTTGCCATTTCCAAGGATTCCATATGTTGAAGCAATTGAAAAGTATGGCACTGATAAGCCAGATTTAAGATTTGATTTGGAGATAGTAAATGCCACTGATATTTTTAAAACGACCGAGTTTAAGATTTTCAGAGAAGCGATAGAGAACGGTGGGGTTATATGTGGCTTAAATTTGCCTGGCTGTGCGAATTTCTCAAGGAAACAAATTGATGAGTTAACTAACTTTGCGAAAGACCTCGGTGCTAGTGGACTTGTTCATTTTAAGGTTGGGAATGGGGAGGTTGAATCACCTGTGGCTAAATACTTTACAAAAATTTCACTTCAAAAGTTGAAAGAGAAGATGAATTCTAAGGATGGCGACTTGATAGTTTTAATTTCAGATCAACCTCAAAAGGTTTATTCAATATTGGGAAATTTGCGCCTTGAGATGGGGAGAAGGTTAAATTTGATTGATGAGGAACAATTTAAATTCGCTTGGATTGTTGATTTCCCGTTGCTTGAATGGGATGAGGAAGAAAAGCGTTGGGTTTCGGTTCATCATCCTTTCACTTCACCAAAGCTTGAGGATTTACATTTGCTTGACACAGACCCAGGTAAGGTTCGCGCCAGAGCGTATGACCTTGTTTTAAATGGGAATGAAATCGCTGGTGGTAGCATAAGAATTCACGATGCGGAGCTTCAACAGAAAATTTTTAAACTTCTTGGAATATCTGAGGATGAGGCGAGAAAAAAATTTGGTTTCTTGCTTGAAGCGTTCAAATACGGTGCCCCACCGCACGGTGGCATTGCTTTTGGGTTTGACCGACTTGTTATGCTTTTCACCGGGATGAAGTCAATCCGAGATGTTATCGCTTTCCCTAAAACAAGCAGTGCCTTATCCCTTATGGATGAGGCACCTTCGGAAGTTGACCCAAAACAACTTGATGAGCTT
- a CDS encoding (Fe-S)-binding protein: MKVALFIPCYIDQLFPEVGVATVKILRRFDVKIDYPLEQTCCGQPAFNTGYWLEAKTLAEKFLKIFSNYDYIVSPSGSCTSMVRIFYPEILKNKNIEEITAKFFELTEFLTKVLQVDSTGAEFNHSVAYHDSCHALRELGIKESPRTLLKNVKKIKLLEIEESDRCCGFGGTFAVKFPEISTEMAKSKVDNIIKTGAEFVTSTDSSCLMHIGGYMSKNGVKVKTIHIAQILANF; this comes from the coding sequence ATGAAAGTCGCTCTTTTCATACCCTGTTATATTGACCAACTCTTTCCAGAGGTTGGAGTTGCAACCGTTAAAATACTGAGAAGGTTTGATGTGAAAATTGACTATCCGCTTGAACAAACATGCTGTGGGCAACCCGCCTTCAACACGGGATATTGGTTGGAAGCGAAAACACTTGCTGAAAAATTTTTAAAGATTTTCTCAAACTATGACTATATCGTCTCGCCCTCTGGCTCTTGCACCAGTATGGTTAGAATATTCTACCCCGAAATTTTAAAAAATAAAAACATAGAAGAAATCACGGCTAAATTTTTTGAACTGACAGAATTTTTAACGAAAGTCCTACAAGTTGATTCAACAGGTGCGGAATTTAATCACAGCGTGGCTTATCACGACTCGTGTCACGCCTTAAGAGAGCTTGGTATAAAAGAGTCACCAAGAACTCTATTGAAAAATGTCAAAAAAATTAAATTGCTTGAGATTGAAGAAAGCGACAGATGTTGTGGCTTCGGTGGAACATTTGCTGTGAAGTTTCCTGAAATCTCAACGGAAATGGCAAAAAGCAAGGTTGACAACATAATAAAAACTGGCGCCGAGTTTGTCACCTCAACTGACTCAAGCTGTCTTATGCACATCGGCGGTTATATGTCTAAAAATGGAGTTAAAGTCAAAACAATTCACATAGCTCAAATTTTAGCCAACTTTTAA